In Nitrospirota bacterium, the sequence AATATCTCTATCACCCTACCTCTTGGAAGACCACCGACACCAAGGGCAAGATCAAGTCCTATAGAACCAGTGGGTATCGCTGGAACATCTGAGAGAACCTCATCTGAACCGAGCCTCATAATTGCACCCTTACCAAATTGCCTCTCTATCTGTGTTACTGCCAATTCCAATGCCTTAAGTCTACTGTCTTTCTCTACCATGACTCTCCTCCTATCGTTAACCGTTTACCTTACAACTATGAACCATGATGTCCAATTGATATCCTTGCTAATGTCGTATACATGGCACCTTCGGGCTTAAGGTCGCTTTTTATCAGGCTGACCTCTTTTGCCTCAAAGGTACCTACCTCTGACTTTTCAAACTCATCCATTGCCTCACTCAATAAACCCGCATCTCGATAAGGCAACTTTATCCGTCCAATGGTAAGATGCGGTGTAAATCTCTCTCTCTTCTCCTTTTTTGAGCAGAAATCTTTTATTACAAAATCGATCTTTCCCTGCAGCTGTTGAAGAGTACCTGAGGCATCCTCTATTCCTATCCATATGATTCTTGGTCTCTTTATATCAGGGAATACACCCATATCTTTCACCTTCAGGATAAATGGTAAAAAACCATTACATACATTTTTTAACCTCGCCTCTATTTTTGATATATCTGTTTCTTTTATATCACCAAGAAATTTAAGCGTTAGATGAATCCCATCTGTCTTTACCCATCTGATATTTGCACCTATTTTTCTGAGGTTTTTTTGAATCTCGACGATAGTATCCTTTACATCCTG encodes:
- the thpR gene encoding RNA 2',3'-cyclic phosphodiesterase; the encoded protein is MDLIRSFIAIEIPQDVKDTIVEIQKNLRKIGANIRWVKTDGIHLTLKFLGDIKETDISKIEARLKNVCNGFLPFILKVKDMGVFPDIKRPRIIWIGIEDASGTLQQLQGKIDFVIKDFCSKKEKRERFTPHLTIGRIKLPYRDAGLLSEAMDEFEKSEVGTFEAKEVSLIKSDLKPEGAMYTTLARISIGHHGS